The Salvia miltiorrhiza cultivar Shanhuang (shh) chromosome 1, IMPLAD_Smil_shh, whole genome shotgun sequence genome has a window encoding:
- the LOC131005713 gene encoding F-box/FBD/LRR-repeat protein At3g26920-like, producing MERTPCQQGIYGTNKQSPSDNADIDKLADELLVHILSRMSLKEAARTCILARRWRYLWRSVSGTLQFDVRDFVTAAGDGMEVEKFVSWVNTVLELHQGRYIEGIVVIFCLGMNEKQLETIHTARIARVVDSWVYAAVQKELERFELHLPWATHHKFPSIEMLKSHSHRGSNSSPFRRLKILRLLEVPIEDEVVHYFLASCPNLEQLFIYHSDDTKNIRVVDPPSLRVLEIKSWYLESLEISAESLVSLAHVAPRICDLKKVPNLDELTIGDDSFLYFISEPNSSYSGQLVKLVVDLQRLSSRRPLASLPDSLPRLCSLKRLEVKVTSVVDRSLLFFTSLIKASPQLYEFRIEIMYQAGFWFVDTEKMPFPAVEAVEFDHTRLKVVEMCGYVGCSSDNELLVELVKNVSSIERLVIDTESPYYDDPDLAFSIARRSLHPMGATTRIQSKERAKHFVSTLRHRIHSVVK from the exons ATGGAACGGACTCCTTGTCAGCAG GGTATATATGGTACTAATAAACAGTCACCCAGTGATAATGCCGACATTGATAAGTTGGCTGATGAATTACTAGTTCACATTCTGTCTCGCATGAGCCTCAAGGAAGCTGCAAGGACTTGCATCCTTGCGCGTAGATGGAGATATTTATGGAGGTCTGTATCTGGAACCTTGCAATTTGATGTTAGGGATTTTGTGACTGCCGCTGGAGATGGAATGGAAGTGGAGAAGTTTGTGTCTTGGGTGAATACTGTGTTGGAGCTTCATCAAGGGAGGTATATTGAGGGTATAGTTGTTATATTTTGTTTGGGAATGAATGAAAAACAACTTGAAACGATACATACGGCTAGAATTGCACGTGTGGTTGACAGTTGGGTGTATGCTGCTGTGCAAAAGGAACTTGAGAGGTTTGAATTGCATCTACCATGGGCTACTCATCATAAATTTCCTAGCATTGAAATGTTGAAGTCACATTCACATAGGGGCAGTAACAGCTCACCTTTCCGCCGTCTGAAGATTCTTAGGTTGCTAGAGGTACCAATCGAGGATGAGGTGGTGCATTATTTTCTAGCCTCGTGCCCCAATCTCGAACAATTGTTCATATATCATTCTGACGATACAAAGAATATTCGAGTTGTTGATCCACCAAGCTTGAGAGTGTTGGAAATAAAGAGCTGGTATCTCGAGAGTTTGGAGATATCTGCTGAGAGTCTCGTCTCATTAGCACATGTGGCACCGAGAATATGTGATTTGAAGAAAGTTCCTAATCTTGATGAATTAACCATTGGTGATGACTCCTTTTTGTACTTTATTTCTGAACCCAACTCTAGCTATTCAGGTCAGCTGGTGAAGCTTGTAGTGGATCTTCAGAGACTG TCAAGCCGGAGACCACTCGCTAGCCTTCCGGATTCGCTCCCTCGGTTATGCTCCCTCAAACGACTCGAGGTGAAAGTTACTTCAGTAGTTGATCGTAGCCTTCTCTTCTTCACATCATTGATAAAGGCGTCACCACAATTGTACGAGTTTAGAATTGAG ATTATGTACCAGGCGGGTTTCTGGTTTGTGGATACCGAAAAGATGCCATTTCCTGCAGTGGAGGCTGTGGAATTTGATCATACAAGGCTTAAGGTGGTTGAAATGTGTGGGTACGTTGGGTGCTCAAGTGACAACGAGCTGCTCGTGGAATTGGTTAAGAATGTGTCGTCGATTGAGAGGCTTGTTATTGATACAGAGAGTCCGTATTACGATGATCCCGATTTGGCCTTCTCCATCGCCCGCCGTAGCTTGCATCCGATGGGGGCAACCACGCGGATTCAATCCAAAGAGCGCGCCAAACATTTCGTATCCACTCTCCGCCACCGCATTCACTCCGTCGTCAAATAA